GCCGGGGTAAAACGGAAAGGTTCTCTTTACAAGGTGGGGAGCGGATAATACGATAGGACTGAATTCCAGCAGTAAGACATATTTCCTCGCCAGGGGGCCAGATGCTTTCACACAGGGCCATATGGGATGGCATTGACGCGATGGCGCGTCGGCATGGCCATTCCGTGTCGGCCCTGGCCCGGCTGGCGGGACTGGACGCCACCGCCTTCAACGTCTCCAAGCGTGTCAGCAAGGACGGGCGGGAGCGCTGGCCCTCCACCGAGAGCCTTGCCAAGATTCTGGAAGCGACCGGCGAGAATTTCGATTCCTTCCTGGCTGGCACCGGCGCCTATATGCAAAGCCGGGGCTTTTCCGAGCCTTCATTGCGCACCGTGCCGTTGCTGGGACTGGCGCAGGCCGGCGCCGGCGGTTTTTTCGACAGTGCCGGCTTTCCGGTGGGCCAGGGCTGGGACGAGATCGTGCTGCCCACGCCGGATGACAGCGGCATCTATGCGCTGGAAGTGACCGGCGACAGCATGGAGCCGCTGTATCGCGAGGGCGACCGCATCGTCGTCTCCCCCACCGAACAGGTGCGGCGCGGCGACCGGGTGGTGGT
This genomic stretch from Devosia sp. YIM 151766 harbors:
- a CDS encoding helix-turn-helix transcriptional regulator, whose product is MLSHRAIWDGIDAMARRHGHSVSALARLAGLDATAFNVSKRVSKDGRERWPSTESLAKILEATGENFDSFLAGTGAYMQSRGFSEPSLRTVPLLGLAQAGAGGFFDSAGFPVGQGWDEIVLPTPDDSGIYALEVTGDSMEPLYREGDRIVVSPTEQVRRGDRVVVKTRDGEVMAKILARQSARQIELHSLNPAYEPRMLDLVEVEWVARIIWASQ